In a genomic window of Acetonema longum DSM 6540:
- a CDS encoding ATP-binding protein: MKADAGLSLEFTLHGADFELAGAASSKIKRILQQVGVKSDVIRRIAISSYEAEMNVIIHAYHGEMRVSIYPNRTEITIEDEGPGIPDIKLAMQEGYSTASDHIRELGFGAGMGLPNIARCCDAFEITSEVGKGTRIYMMILH; encoded by the coding sequence ATGAAAGCTGATGCCGGTTTGTCTCTGGAGTTTACTTTGCACGGCGCAGACTTTGAATTAGCCGGCGCCGCTTCCAGTAAAATAAAGCGAATCCTGCAGCAGGTCGGAGTCAAATCTGACGTGATCCGCCGCATTGCCATCAGTTCCTATGAGGCGGAAATGAATGTGATTATTCACGCTTATCACGGTGAAATGAGAGTTAGCATCTATCCTAACCGGACTGAAATCACCATTGAAGATGAAGGGCCGGGTATCCCGGATATTAAACTGGCCATGCAGGAAGGATATTCTACCGCCTCCGACCATATTCGGGAATTGGGTTTTGGCGCCGGTATGGGATTGCCGAATATAGCCCGCTGCTGTGATGCCTTTGAGATTACATCGGAAGTCGGGAAGGGGACTAGGATCTATATGATGATCCTCCACTAG
- a CDS encoding DRTGG domain-containing protein gives MTVRDLVSALSLEVGAGESMLDEPVTGGYVSDLLSNVMGQAQPGQIWVTVQAHQNIIAVASLAGLAAVLLAGEVRPENEVLQKAESEKVPVLLSPLPAYELVGRLFQLGVRGM, from the coding sequence GTGACGGTGAGAGATCTTGTCAGTGCTTTATCCCTGGAGGTTGGCGCCGGGGAATCTATGCTGGACGAGCCTGTGACTGGCGGCTATGTTTCGGATTTGCTGAGCAATGTGATGGGGCAGGCACAGCCCGGTCAGATTTGGGTCACAGTGCAGGCCCACCAGAATATTATTGCTGTAGCATCGTTGGCTGGGCTGGCGGCAGTGCTTCTGGCCGGAGAAGTGCGGCCGGAAAATGAGGTTCTTCAGAAAGCGGAAAGTGAAAAAGTCCCTGTACTACTATCGCCGCTGCCGGCTTATGAATTAGTGGGGCGCTTATTTCAACTTGGGGTCAGAGGTATGTAA
- a CDS encoding PHP domain-containing protein: MDEFVADLHVHSLLSPCAAVEMTPRNIILHAVRHGVNIIALADHNAGDNVIAAIEAAKGLDVTVLPAMEVETREEIHLVTLFDSMHRFKAWEEIVSRHRPKRLNDEKKFGAQFIVDAQDEFVAVKQELLLASLSLGIAEISRKVAELGGISIASHIDRPSYSIISQLGFIPADAFLAAVEVSRLTKPGDARRLFPGIGNLPVITASDAHTIHDFVTGPKMVFHIRQPNLAEIVQALQGQNARKVVV, encoded by the coding sequence ATGGATGAGTTTGTTGCGGATTTGCACGTCCATTCCCTGCTTTCTCCCTGCGCTGCGGTGGAAATGACGCCTCGCAATATTATTTTGCATGCTGTTCGGCATGGAGTGAATATTATCGCCCTGGCCGATCATAATGCCGGGGATAACGTAATAGCGGCGATAGAAGCGGCCAAGGGACTGGATGTGACCGTGCTGCCCGCCATGGAAGTGGAAACCAGGGAAGAGATCCACCTGGTCACTTTATTTGACAGCATGCATCGGTTTAAAGCCTGGGAGGAGATCGTCTCGCGCCATAGGCCGAAGCGCCTCAATGATGAAAAAAAATTTGGCGCCCAGTTCATTGTCGATGCACAGGATGAATTTGTGGCCGTAAAACAGGAACTTCTGCTGGCGTCCCTTTCTCTGGGAATCGCCGAAATCAGCCGGAAGGTCGCTGAACTGGGCGGTATTTCGATAGCCAGCCATATCGACCGCCCATCTTATAGCATTATTTCTCAATTGGGATTTATCCCGGCCGATGCGTTTTTGGCAGCAGTGGAAGTTTCACGGCTGACCAAACCTGGCGATGCCCGCCGTTTGTTCCCGGGGATCGGGAATCTGCCGGTGATTACCGCTTCCGATGCCCATACTATACATGATTTTGTTACCGGACCGAAAATGGTCTTTCATAT